The following coding sequences lie in one Ignatzschineria sp. RMDPL8A genomic window:
- the priA gene encoding primosomal protein N' produces MLYLDVILPVPLRRTFEYSLPAEWTDHAEIGMRVVVPFGRGKRTLVGIIQAVKSDCEYDTKKIKPIVSLLDREPLIGEHEFRLMRWMSHYYHAPIGEVMPLFLPPKLRKGAPLHEMEPMIALTDKSLPWLAEEGSSRETVKHAIVTKVAEKGTPIKAEEGDDNATYPSIEKAVLRELFPTLPSHLRELIKRGLLTEFERPLATEWDATHFPSEASSFELSEEQQTAVDSVKLEKGVYLLEGVTGSGKTAVYTEIARRVLKTGKQVLLLLPEIGLTPQFITRIEKELNVRMAVIHSRLTDNERFEAWNAARTGKIDLLIGTRSALFTPFVRLGAILIDESHDPSYIQQDGVRYSAVNSGIQRAMRLNIPIVLGTATPTLENYLNIDSGLWKHLKLPHRVKGQLPDWQIVDNNVEAVYDGLSGTLLNEIEATLARKEQVLIFLNRRGFSPVIMCRSCGWMAKCDDCDAYLNFHRATNRLHCHHCGHQEGYPEVCPECGFNDFQWVGVGTQKLEKVLSDAFPAANVMRFDSDSMAEKGEFEASVAKIIAGEIDIIIGTQMLAKGHDFENITLVALVNPDGLFFSNDFRAEEKLAQTLMQVSGRAGRSQKPAKVVIQTLFPSHAVFTELPKVGYQRFTRSLLEMRKLLELPPYSHHALIQVEARAEQQAFHYLEGILAATPKEMFDGVRTMPVMPNRLSRRQGYYRVHTILQAKERSDLHRAIYYLMALYECNPVTDLRFLIEIDPVDYG; encoded by the coding sequence ATGCTGTATCTCGATGTGATTTTACCGGTGCCTTTGCGCCGAACGTTTGAATATTCATTGCCGGCAGAGTGGACTGACCATGCCGAAATAGGCATGCGCGTTGTAGTACCCTTTGGGCGTGGTAAACGGACGCTTGTGGGGATTATTCAGGCGGTAAAATCAGACTGTGAGTACGATACCAAAAAGATTAAACCGATTGTGTCGCTCCTTGATCGGGAGCCCTTAATCGGCGAGCATGAATTTCGATTAATGAGGTGGATGAGCCATTATTATCATGCGCCGATCGGCGAGGTGATGCCACTCTTTCTGCCGCCGAAGCTTCGTAAAGGCGCGCCCCTTCACGAGATGGAACCGATGATTGCACTCACCGATAAAAGTCTCCCTTGGCTTGCTGAAGAGGGGAGTTCACGGGAGACTGTGAAACATGCGATCGTCACTAAGGTGGCAGAGAAAGGGACGCCGATAAAGGCAGAAGAGGGCGATGATAACGCAACGTATCCTTCGATTGAAAAGGCGGTACTTCGAGAACTTTTTCCAACGCTCCCTTCCCATTTGCGGGAGCTAATTAAACGGGGCTTATTAACCGAGTTTGAACGCCCGCTTGCAACGGAGTGGGATGCGACTCATTTCCCCTCTGAAGCCTCAAGTTTTGAACTCAGTGAGGAGCAACAAACAGCCGTTGATTCCGTTAAGCTTGAAAAAGGCGTTTATCTTTTAGAAGGGGTGACGGGTTCTGGGAAAACGGCCGTCTATACGGAGATTGCCCGGCGGGTTTTAAAGACGGGAAAGCAGGTGTTACTCTTGCTACCGGAGATTGGATTGACACCGCAATTTATTACTCGCATTGAGAAAGAGCTTAATGTGCGCATGGCGGTGATTCATTCTCGCCTTACGGATAATGAGCGCTTTGAGGCGTGGAATGCCGCGCGAACGGGAAAGATTGATCTCTTAATCGGTACGCGCTCAGCACTCTTTACGCCATTTGTACGCCTTGGCGCGATTTTAATTGATGAATCCCACGATCCTTCCTATATTCAGCAAGATGGGGTGCGCTATTCAGCGGTCAATAGTGGCATTCAACGGGCGATGCGGCTCAATATTCCCATCGTGCTCGGGACGGCAACGCCGACGTTAGAAAATTATCTCAATATCGATTCTGGGCTCTGGAAACACCTTAAATTGCCTCATCGCGTTAAGGGGCAGCTACCGGATTGGCAGATCGTCGATAATAACGTTGAAGCGGTTTACGATGGCTTAAGCGGGACGCTTCTTAATGAGATTGAAGCAACCCTTGCGCGTAAAGAGCAGGTGCTGATTTTCCTGAATCGGCGCGGCTTTTCGCCGGTGATTATGTGCCGCTCCTGTGGCTGGATGGCTAAATGCGATGATTGCGATGCGTATCTCAATTTTCATCGAGCAACGAATCGCCTTCATTGCCACCATTGTGGGCATCAAGAGGGATATCCCGAGGTGTGTCCTGAGTGTGGCTTTAATGATTTCCAGTGGGTTGGGGTAGGTACGCAAAAGCTGGAAAAGGTGTTGTCTGATGCTTTTCCGGCTGCGAATGTGATGCGGTTTGATAGTGATAGCATGGCGGAAAAAGGGGAATTTGAAGCGAGCGTTGCGAAGATTATTGCCGGTGAGATCGATATTATTATCGGGACGCAGATGCTCGCAAAAGGGCACGACTTTGAAAATATCACCTTGGTTGCGCTCGTAAATCCCGATGGGCTCTTTTTCTCCAATGATTTTCGCGCCGAAGAGAAGCTCGCACAGACGCTGATGCAGGTCTCGGGGCGAGCCGGGCGCTCACAAAAGCCCGCGAAAGTGGTGATCCAAACGCTGTTCCCAAGCCACGCCGTGTTTACCGAGCTACCAAAAGTGGGCTATCAGCGCTTTACCCGCTCACTCCTTGAGATGCGAAAGCTCCTCGAGCTCCCGCCGTATAGTCATCATGCGTTGATTCAAGTGGAAGCGCGGGCAGAGCAACAGGCGTTTCATTATTTGGAGGGCATTCTTGCCGCAACGCCCAAAGAAATGTTTGATGGGGTGCGTACGATGCCGGTGATGCCCAATCGTTTAAGTCGCCGTCAGGGATATTATCGAGTCCATACCATTTTGCAGGCTAAAGAGCGCTCTGATCTGCACCGCGCGATCTACTATTTAATGGCCCTTTACGAATGTAATCCCGTGACCGATTTGAGGTTCTTAATTGAGATCGATCCTGTGGATTACGGATAG
- a CDS encoding LemA family protein — protein MSASMITSVVFTGIGVVLLGGFIVIFNKLIRHKNYCYNAFAQIDVQLTYRYDLVPNLVAVAKEYLRHEQSVLQSVTEARNRAFQTLKDARHAVGEVDAMRDMAVADTSLTHALAGLRATVEAYPDLKADKQMERLSEELVHIENRIAFARQAYNDEVMHYRITQETFPNNIVNAIGRFPTMAELDLEYDKEAPTLDL, from the coding sequence ATGAGTGCTTCGATGATAACAAGCGTTGTTTTTACCGGTATCGGGGTCGTACTACTTGGCGGATTTATTGTTATTTTTAATAAATTGATCCGGCATAAAAACTACTGCTATAACGCTTTTGCGCAGATCGATGTGCAACTCACCTATCGTTATGATCTTGTGCCCAATTTGGTGGCGGTAGCGAAAGAGTATCTTCGTCATGAGCAATCGGTTCTTCAGAGCGTTACCGAAGCGCGAAATCGAGCCTTCCAAACCCTGAAAGATGCGCGTCACGCAGTCGGAGAGGTGGATGCCATGCGTGATATGGCCGTAGCCGACACCTCGCTCACACACGCTTTAGCGGGGCTTCGCGCAACGGTGGAAGCCTATCCCGATCTTAAAGCGGATAAGCAGATGGAGAGGTTATCTGAAGAGCTGGTGCACATTGAAAATCGCATCGCGTTTGCTCGCCAAGCCTATAATGATGAGGTGATGCATTATCGCATTACCCAAGAGACCTTCCCGAATAATATCGTCAATGCAATCGGGCGTTTTCCCACCATGGCAGAGCTCGATCTTGAATACGATAAGGAAGCGCCAACGCTTGATCTTTAA
- the ybgC gene encoding tol-pal system-associated acyl-CoA thioesterase, with translation MTSTTESSPFILPIRVYYEDTDAGGIVYHSTYLNFMERARTEWLLSRGVNLHTYADTEKKMFVVRNISINYHKPAVLCDDLYVATTIAKRTKTRVHFEQIIYRGEERLTSGMVEIVCLDTDTRKPLPLPGIFTN, from the coding sequence ATGACGAGCACAACCGAATCATCGCCGTTTATTCTGCCCATTCGGGTCTATTACGAAGATACCGACGCGGGTGGCATCGTCTATCACTCGACCTACCTCAACTTTATGGAGCGAGCGCGAACCGAGTGGCTCTTATCCCGCGGGGTCAATCTGCATACCTACGCCGATACGGAAAAAAAGATGTTTGTGGTGCGCAATATCAGCATCAATTATCATAAACCGGCAGTACTTTGCGACGATCTTTACGTGGCAACAACCATTGCCAAACGCACCAAAACTCGCGTACACTTTGAACAGATTATCTATCGAGGCGAGGAGCGATTAACCTCGGGAATGGTTGAAATTGTCTGCCTTGACACCGATACCCGAAAACCCCTTCCTCTTCCTGGAATCTTCACGAATTAG
- the hldE gene encoding bifunctional D-glycero-beta-D-manno-heptose-7-phosphate kinase/D-glycero-beta-D-manno-heptose 1-phosphate adenylyltransferase HldE, whose amino-acid sequence MPATKKIAVIGDVMLDCYWIGSTHRISPESPVPVVNIKTIEKKLGGAANVALNIQTLDQTVSLVGLIGDDDAGRDLKDLCQSAGIIDALITDSQHATINKLRVISRQQHVVRCDFEENYPDTPSKSTVDLCKKEIESADVIVLSDYGKGFLQPVSELIAHARAHGKKVIIDPKGDDFTKYRGSTLLTPNLSEFEKIAGTCHSDEELFEKAQTMRETLDLEALLITRSEKGMTLFEKDKEPITFSAQARDVFDVTGAGDTVIALIATFLAKDHSLPEACRIANLGASIVVGKMGASTVSYDELNRAMREASRAHHRILTKEELLEEIKIAHDRQEKIVMTNGCFDIIHKGHVSYLEAARRLGDRLIVALNSDASVKRIKGPERPIMDEESRASVLASLSSVDWVVLFDEDTPESLINELLPDILVKGSDYEVSDIKGAEAVLNNGGEVKLIDFIDGYSTTKAINKIKQLS is encoded by the coding sequence ATGCCTGCGACGAAGAAAATTGCCGTAATTGGCGATGTCATGCTTGATTGTTACTGGATCGGTTCGACCCATCGAATCTCTCCGGAATCCCCGGTTCCGGTGGTTAATATTAAGACCATTGAGAAGAAACTTGGGGGCGCAGCCAACGTTGCGCTCAACATTCAAACGCTCGATCAAACCGTCTCTCTTGTGGGTTTAATTGGCGATGATGATGCCGGGCGAGATCTTAAAGATCTATGCCAATCGGCGGGAATTATCGATGCGCTGATTACCGATTCTCAGCATGCAACCATCAATAAACTGCGTGTGATTAGCCGTCAGCAACATGTGGTCCGCTGTGATTTTGAAGAAAACTATCCCGATACGCCGTCCAAATCGACCGTTGATCTGTGTAAAAAAGAGATTGAAAGTGCCGATGTGATCGTTTTATCCGATTACGGCAAAGGCTTTTTACAGCCGGTATCGGAGCTGATCGCTCATGCCCGCGCGCACGGTAAAAAAGTGATTATCGACCCAAAAGGCGATGACTTTACTAAATATCGTGGCAGTACGTTGCTTACCCCAAATTTAAGTGAATTTGAGAAGATTGCCGGTACCTGCCACAGCGATGAAGAGCTCTTTGAAAAGGCGCAAACAATGCGTGAAACGCTCGATCTTGAGGCACTGCTCATTACCCGCAGTGAAAAGGGCATGACGCTTTTTGAAAAAGATAAAGAACCGATCACCTTTTCCGCCCAAGCCCGCGATGTGTTTGATGTTACCGGTGCTGGCGACACGGTCATCGCGCTGATTGCGACCTTTCTTGCCAAAGATCACTCCCTACCGGAGGCGTGTCGCATTGCTAACTTAGGCGCCTCAATTGTGGTGGGTAAAATGGGCGCTTCCACCGTCTCTTATGATGAGCTTAATCGTGCGATGCGTGAAGCGTCAAGAGCGCACCACCGTATTTTAACGAAAGAGGAGCTGCTCGAAGAGATCAAGATCGCTCACGATCGCCAAGAAAAAATCGTAATGACCAACGGTTGCTTCGATATTATTCACAAAGGCCATGTTTCCTACCTTGAAGCCGCGCGCCGTCTTGGAGATCGTCTCATTGTTGCGCTCAATTCCGATGCATCGGTCAAACGCATTAAAGGCCCAGAGCGCCCCATTATGGACGAAGAGAGCCGCGCTTCGGTACTGGCGTCGCTATCGTCCGTGGACTGGGTCGTGCTCTTTGATGAAGATACGCCCGAATCCCTAATTAATGAGTTGCTGCCGGATATTTTAGTGAAAGGAAGCGACTACGAAGTGAGCGATATTAAGGGCGCCGAAGCGGTCTTAAACAATGGCGGCGAGGTGAAACTGATCGACTTTATCGACGGTTACTCCACCACCAAAGCGATCAACAAAATCAAACAACTTAGTTAA
- a CDS encoding cytochrome b/b6 domain-containing protein: MNKFKVWDLPVRLFHWSLVVLISLCLYTGYNFYDYYAYNLLGIELSLSAMAVHQYAGIGIFILIVFRILWGVFGSSHAVFWDFLRGPKAILDYMKTGISPTEGHNPMGGWMVLAFFVVILLQVSSGLFLEDNTYMFKNAPLSGLIENETRSTLAMIHHYGHYVIFGLVGLHLLAILFYTVIKRAALVGAMITGKRRYDRAHMETPEALTHDHPWIALVLFVIVAAASIYFFFFHQF, from the coding sequence ATGAACAAATTTAAAGTGTGGGACCTGCCCGTCCGCCTCTTTCATTGGAGCCTTGTGGTTTTAATCTCGCTCTGTCTTTATACCGGCTACAATTTTTACGATTATTACGCCTACAATCTTTTAGGGATTGAACTCTCACTGAGCGCTATGGCGGTGCATCAATACGCGGGGATTGGCATCTTTATTTTGATCGTTTTCCGGATTTTATGGGGCGTCTTTGGTAGCTCACACGCCGTCTTCTGGGATTTCTTACGCGGCCCGAAAGCGATCTTAGACTATATGAAAACCGGCATCTCACCGACTGAAGGGCATAACCCTATGGGCGGCTGGATGGTACTCGCATTTTTCGTAGTGATTTTACTGCAAGTGAGCTCTGGGCTCTTTTTAGAAGATAACACCTATATGTTTAAAAATGCCCCGCTATCAGGCCTTATTGAAAACGAAACCCGCTCAACGCTGGCGATGATTCACCATTATGGGCATTACGTTATTTTTGGCCTTGTGGGACTCCATCTTTTAGCGATCTTATTTTATACCGTGATCAAACGTGCCGCACTCGTTGGTGCGATGATTACCGGAAAACGCCGTTACGACCGAGCGCATATGGAAACGCCTGAAGCGCTCACGCACGATCATCCATGGATTGCCCTTGTGCTCTTTGTGATTGTCGCGGCCGCTTCCATCTACTTTTTCTTCTTTCACCAGTTTTAA
- a CDS encoding TonB C-terminal domain-containing protein — translation MNSRLQSIIANGVSLLLTALMIAGVVFFVMKTKEIIFDAPGGGLQVPLDSEIPTPEPLASERIDHRQVTEEINRLATEKRLEEERIAKEKAEKARQEKIAKEKTEKARQEKIAKEKAEKERQEKIAKEKAEKERQEKIAQEKAEKARQEKIAQEKAAKEKAAKEKAEQERIAKEKAAQAERDRLAKEKAAREQAARDAKILAEKTGAAVSQYLSGTLKVHLYTFWIKPEGGLSATVRFQLNANGYLIGDPQVIKSSGSLEYDRSTVRGIEAAVPIPLPTDPLAIDAVKKERYTFEVTFE, via the coding sequence ATGAATAGCCGACTTCAATCGATTATCGCCAATGGCGTAAGCCTTCTGTTAACCGCGCTCATGATCGCGGGAGTGGTCTTTTTTGTGATGAAAACCAAAGAGATTATCTTCGATGCGCCGGGCGGCGGTTTACAGGTCCCGCTCGATTCAGAGATTCCAACGCCCGAACCCCTTGCCTCAGAACGGATTGATCACCGCCAAGTGACCGAAGAGATTAACCGTTTAGCGACAGAAAAACGCCTCGAAGAGGAGCGGATCGCTAAAGAAAAAGCGGAAAAAGCCCGTCAAGAGAAGATCGCCAAAGAAAAAACCGAGAAAGCGCGCCAAGAAAAAATCGCCAAAGAGAAGGCTGAGAAAGAACGTCAGGAAAAGATCGCCAAAGAGAAGGCCGAAAAAGAGCGTCAAGAAAAAATCGCTCAAGAGAAAGCTGAGAAAGCACGCCAAGAAAAAATCGCCCAAGAGAAAGCAGCCAAGGAAAAAGCGGCTAAAGAGAAAGCAGAACAGGAACGCATTGCGAAAGAAAAGGCGGCACAAGCGGAACGCGATCGCCTTGCCAAAGAAAAAGCTGCCCGTGAACAGGCCGCTCGCGATGCAAAAATATTAGCAGAAAAGACCGGAGCTGCGGTAAGTCAATACTTAAGTGGCACTTTAAAAGTACATTTATATACGTTCTGGATAAAACCGGAAGGCGGATTGAGTGCGACGGTGCGCTTCCAGCTAAACGCCAATGGCTATCTCATCGGCGATCCGCAGGTGATTAAATCGAGCGGCAGTTTGGAATATGATCGCAGTACCGTCCGCGGCATTGAGGCAGCTGTCCCGATTCCACTGCCCACCGATCCGCTTGCAATTGATGCCGTCAAAAAGGAACGCTACACCTTTGAAGTCACCTTCGAATAG
- a CDS encoding biopolymer transporter ExbD — MQRRTRRTKLNSEMNIVPYVDVMFVLLIIFMVTATTISVGIDVDPPSMESAKDVASEDNDDIVVSVDREGRFYLNYAPEPEVSLSDAQIKEQVRFVFDKNARLNTRVKGDKEAPYGRIIDAVALLQDVTEKKVQFDVNISEN, encoded by the coding sequence ATGCAACGCCGTACACGTCGGACAAAACTCAACTCCGAGATGAACATCGTGCCCTATGTGGACGTGATGTTTGTCCTACTGATTATCTTTATGGTAACCGCAACGACGATCTCGGTGGGGATTGATGTCGATCCGCCGTCGATGGAGAGCGCAAAAGATGTTGCCTCTGAGGATAATGACGATATCGTGGTTTCGGTCGATCGCGAGGGACGCTTTTACCTTAACTACGCGCCTGAACCTGAAGTGAGCCTATCGGACGCGCAAATTAAAGAGCAGGTACGCTTTGTCTTTGATAAAAATGCAAGGCTTAATACCCGCGTTAAAGGGGATAAAGAAGCGCCTTATGGCCGTATTATCGATGCCGTTGCGCTCTTGCAAGATGTCACCGAGAAAAAGGTTCAATTTGATGTCAATATAAGTGAAAACTAA
- a CDS encoding RluA family pseudouridine synthase, whose protein sequence is MTDSTPANMIKRPVMMKTIDANHEGQRIDNFLMAEFRVLPKSRIYQMLRKGEVRVNKGRIKPTYRLNKGDIVRLPPVLLPKTETVIISEAEKQHILHCMIDETADFIAINKTSGDAVHAGSEIKAGVIEWLRAAKPECSFLELVHRLDRDTSGILLIAKNRKALLALQQAEIEKHYTLLVKGALKSSPLRVDLALDTEHRDTQRERHVTPDPDGKPSTTIFTELRRFSTMSLLDAELITGRTHQIRVHSAASGFPIIGDPRYGDTAMNREAKSYGIDRLFLHASLLKFTLNGADYTISAPLPKALNTVLSSLK, encoded by the coding sequence ATGACCGATTCAACGCCTGCCAATATGATTAAACGCCCGGTGATGATGAAGACCATCGATGCCAACCACGAGGGTCAGCGCATTGATAATTTTCTCATGGCGGAATTTCGTGTGCTCCCCAAAAGCCGAATCTATCAAATGTTGCGTAAAGGCGAGGTTCGCGTCAATAAAGGGCGTATCAAACCCACCTATCGGCTCAACAAAGGGGACATCGTTCGTCTCCCTCCAGTGCTACTTCCTAAAACGGAAACGGTGATCATTAGCGAGGCGGAAAAACAGCATATTCTCCACTGCATGATTGATGAAACAGCGGATTTTATTGCGATCAATAAAACCTCCGGCGATGCGGTGCATGCAGGCAGTGAGATTAAAGCGGGCGTTATTGAATGGCTTCGCGCGGCAAAACCGGAGTGTTCCTTTTTAGAGCTTGTTCATCGGCTCGATCGGGATACCAGTGGTATTTTACTGATCGCGAAAAACCGCAAGGCCTTATTAGCACTGCAACAGGCAGAGATTGAAAAGCACTACACCTTACTGGTTAAGGGCGCGCTAAAAAGCTCTCCGTTACGGGTGGATCTTGCGCTCGATACCGAACACCGAGATACCCAGCGCGAGCGCCATGTCACTCCCGATCCTGATGGCAAACCGTCTACCACCATTTTTACTGAATTAAGACGTTTTTCCACTATGAGCCTCCTTGATGCAGAGCTTATTACCGGACGCACTCACCAAATTCGCGTTCACAGTGCGGCAAGCGGATTTCCGATTATTGGCGATCCCCGATATGGCGATACGGCTATGAATCGTGAAGCGAAATCTTATGGCATTGATCGGCTTTTTCTCCACGCCTCCTTACTAAAATTTACCTTAAATGGCGCAGACTATACCATCAGCGCCCCACTCCCAAAAGCGCTCAACACCGTTTTATCTTCACTAAAGTAA
- a CDS encoding enoyl-ACP reductase has product MGFLTGKRALILGLASNRSIAYGIAKAMKEQGAELAFSFQGERLEGRVRDMAKNDFDSELVFPCDVASDDEIDALMASVTQTWTDGFDIIVHAIGFAPREALSGNYLDAVSREAFQVAHDISSYSFAALAKSAKPHLRPNAALITLSYLGGVRSVQNYNVMGLAKASLEANVRYMASALGKEGIRVNAVSAGPIRTLAASGIADFKQMLTAFEASAPLNRCVTIEEVGNVAAFLCSDLASGVTGEISYVDCGFNTVISGM; this is encoded by the coding sequence ATGGGATTTTTAACAGGTAAACGTGCGCTTATTCTTGGTCTTGCTTCGAATCGTTCGATTGCATACGGCATTGCAAAAGCGATGAAAGAACAAGGCGCAGAGCTTGCTTTTAGCTTCCAAGGGGAGCGTTTAGAAGGCCGTGTTCGTGACATGGCAAAAAATGATTTCGATTCAGAACTGGTCTTCCCCTGTGATGTGGCAAGCGATGACGAAATCGATGCACTTATGGCGTCTGTCACCCAAACTTGGACAGACGGCTTTGACATCATCGTTCACGCAATCGGCTTTGCCCCCCGTGAAGCGCTTTCAGGCAACTATTTAGACGCGGTATCTCGTGAGGCGTTCCAAGTCGCACACGATATCTCATCCTATAGCTTTGCAGCCCTTGCTAAATCAGCAAAACCCCATCTTCGCCCAAATGCGGCCCTGATCACGTTAAGCTACTTAGGCGGCGTGCGCTCAGTTCAAAACTATAACGTTATGGGTCTTGCTAAAGCATCACTCGAAGCGAACGTTCGTTACATGGCAAGCGCACTGGGTAAAGAAGGCATCCGCGTGAACGCAGTTTCCGCTGGCCCAATCCGTACACTTGCAGCATCAGGCATTGCAGACTTTAAACAGATGCTCACCGCATTTGAAGCCTCTGCGCCATTAAACCGCTGCGTCACGATCGAAGAAGTCGGTAACGTTGCCGCCTTCCTCTGCTCAGATTTAGCCTCTGGCGTTACCGGTGAAATCTCATACGTTGACTGCGGATTTAACACCGTCATCTCGGGCATGTAA
- the recA gene encoding recombinase RecA produces the protein MDENKRKALQAALSQIDRQFGKGSVMRLGDDQSPAGIIPVSTGSIGLDVALGIGGLPRGRVVEIFGPESSGKTTLTLHVIAEAQKAGGTAAFIDAEHALDPAYAAKLGVDVENLYVSQPDNGEQALEITDTLVRSGAVDIVVVDSVAALTPKAEIEGEMGDSHMGLQARLMSQALRKLTANIQKSNTLVIFINQIRMKIGVMFGSPETTTGGNALKFYSSVRLDIRRTGAIKKGDEVIGAATRVRVVKNKVSPPFRQAEFEIMYGQGIDTLGEVIDLGVDGGFVDKAGAWYSYGDTRLGQGKENSKQFLRENPEIAREIETKVREHFIGSTGTPASEEAPADPEDE, from the coding sequence ATGGATGAGAATAAACGCAAAGCGCTTCAAGCCGCATTAAGCCAGATCGATCGTCAATTTGGTAAAGGCTCTGTCATGCGTCTTGGTGATGACCAATCACCTGCCGGGATTATTCCCGTTTCCACAGGATCAATCGGCCTTGACGTTGCCCTTGGTATCGGTGGATTGCCCCGCGGCCGTGTTGTCGAAATCTTTGGACCTGAATCATCCGGTAAAACAACGCTCACGCTTCACGTCATTGCCGAAGCGCAAAAAGCCGGTGGTACTGCCGCGTTTATTGACGCTGAGCACGCCCTCGACCCCGCTTACGCCGCAAAATTAGGCGTGGATGTAGAAAATCTCTACGTTTCTCAGCCCGATAACGGTGAACAAGCGCTCGAAATTACCGATACGCTCGTACGTTCAGGCGCAGTGGATATCGTGGTTGTTGACTCCGTTGCAGCCCTAACTCCGAAAGCGGAAATTGAAGGGGAGATGGGGGATTCGCACATGGGTCTTCAAGCCCGTTTAATGAGCCAGGCGCTCCGTAAATTGACCGCAAATATCCAAAAATCGAACACCCTTGTCATCTTCATTAACCAAATTCGTATGAAGATCGGTGTCATGTTTGGTAGCCCTGAAACCACGACCGGGGGAAATGCTCTTAAATTCTACTCCTCTGTGCGTCTTGATATCCGCCGTACCGGTGCGATTAAGAAAGGCGACGAGGTGATCGGCGCAGCAACTCGTGTACGCGTCGTGAAAAACAAAGTATCGCCTCCCTTTAGACAAGCGGAATTTGAGATCATGTATGGCCAAGGCATTGACACCTTAGGCGAAGTGATCGATCTCGGTGTCGATGGCGGATTTGTGGATAAAGCCGGTGCATGGTATAGCTACGGCGATACCCGCTTAGGCCAAGGAAAAGAGAACTCGAAACAGTTCCTCCGTGAAAATCCTGAAATTGCGCGCGAAATTGAAACGAAAGTTCGCGAACACTTTATCGGTAGCACCGGAACCCCTGCATCGGAAGAGGCGCCGGCTGATCCGGAGGATGAATAG
- the tolQ gene encoding protein TolQ, whose translation MQSSVNFWQLILEASLPVQIIIGILASMVIIAIFLIWKKWILLKFATHQVTKFERLFWSGADINQLANHTLKKDQKPVGLESVFLAGFQEFWRLKDHLNYSPELIANNAKSAMFSATQKEEIALNKTLSWLATTASVAPYIGLLGTVIGVMNSFSALGAVKQVTLAQVAPGISEALIATAIGLFAAIPASMAYNKFTNDVNKLLMRYDGFIDEFANILSRQYIHLTKQKSAHTQSSHSREG comes from the coding sequence ATGCAATCTAGCGTCAACTTTTGGCAACTTATCCTTGAAGCGAGTCTCCCCGTTCAGATCATTATCGGGATTCTTGCGAGTATGGTGATCATTGCGATCTTCCTGATCTGGAAAAAATGGATTTTACTAAAATTTGCCACCCACCAAGTGACTAAATTTGAGCGTCTTTTCTGGTCGGGCGCCGATATCAATCAGCTTGCCAATCACACCCTTAAAAAAGATCAAAAACCGGTGGGCCTTGAGTCGGTATTTTTAGCGGGCTTTCAAGAATTTTGGCGCTTAAAAGATCATCTCAATTATTCCCCTGAATTGATCGCTAATAACGCCAAAAGTGCGATGTTTTCCGCAACGCAAAAAGAGGAGATCGCACTCAATAAGACGCTCTCTTGGCTCGCAACAACCGCATCAGTTGCCCCCTATATTGGGCTTTTAGGCACAGTAATTGGGGTAATGAACTCCTTTAGCGCGCTTGGCGCCGTTAAACAGGTAACGCTTGCACAGGTGGCTCCCGGGATTTCAGAGGCACTCATTGCAACGGCAATCGGGCTCTTTGCCGCGATTCCCGCATCGATGGCCTACAACAAATTTACCAACGATGTGAATAAGTTACTGATGCGGTATGATGGATTTATTGATGAATTTGCCAATATTTTATCGCGCCAATATATCCATCTCACCAAACAAAAATCGGCGCACACCCAATCATCTCACTCTAGAGAGGGGTAA